One Drosophila virilis strain 15010-1051.87 chromosome 5, Dvir_AGI_RSII-ME, whole genome shotgun sequence DNA window includes the following coding sequences:
- the LOC6626022 gene encoding putative uncharacterized protein DDB_G0271606 isoform X2, giving the protein MPRLRLLAPVGPHFLVLLLAVLGGARGQGSFEDADKANEYTDQQFDLRHTIPGEPGVDYPILSEVPKTSFVCRGRHEGYYADVESRCQAFRICAHTARSAQGFGFLCPNGTVFSQQKFVCDWYRNVDCDQSERYYDMNRESSVGSTQEMMERVRQMMEYPTKTISQALQEQEHTQGQTQTQAQRDHQAHAHQTLSKDLSNVSGVLSQPGAVSNGNLVVRGEDIKSEALPAPATAATVVDGDGEDIYVNSLGELSSDPGIEFDHTNAHIIAEYPREYHYQKQKNFAERVNAGLELLSDNSAASNEQMAPDYIKQIRNTKEEATQLDLVSNINNLLEEVSIDLDPSVSGYQSMSPQKVKQPFRFLSRGFAMQTNEKDGGKGASSYVYNKPKQTPGTVRFTNFKSNHAYRGAANGYSSNTQQQQQQRVTKPTTSHSYHYPKPTATAATATAAPALASLRIPQRTQQQQLPQLVLPTQPGIVIARAEGQRIAPSSANTIISSLVNQPQTKTPQSNSYVALNDFINNKFGSSSNTAGPTTIQQQQQQHSLVPQQQPQQSHQLQLLQQQQHQRPPQQQQQQLEQHQQQQHKQQQHQRQPLKQQQQQLSYITQRYQQPAQQQQHIQTLQQQQQYQPQQQQQQRQQQQHEQQQQQHQQQQPHQQQQHHQQQQRQQSQAAHQISYHSQYQQQPYQQTQQLQHFQQQQQQSDRPSIQSIQQPYLTPNIFVPYQQQQQHLPLFPPLAAAAAPSLAQTTRVANGPGQQLDHLNVPLPALANGLIPAPTLQVAQKRSDVKVGQLQLSSSSKIMDQGQEMSFYAGRTSYEVPQSSVGRLPNDITQQRRLRQRRY; this is encoded by the exons ATGCCCCGGTTACGATTACTTGCCCCAGTTGGCCCACATTttctggtgctgctgctggcggtgcTTGGTGGCGCCCGCGGTCAGGGCAGCTTTGAGGATGCGGACAAGGCTAATGAGTACACGGATCAGCAGTTCGATTTGCGACACACAATACCCGGCGAGCCGGGCGTCGACTATCCCATACTGAGCGAGGTGCCCAAGACGAGCTTTGTGTGCAGGGGTCGACACGAAG GCTACTATGCGGATGTGGAGAGTCGCTGTCAGGCGTTTCGCATCTGCGCACATACCGCACGCTCCGCACAGGGCTTTGGCTTCCTCTGTCCGAATGGCACCGTCTTTAGCCAACAGAAGTTTGTCTGCGACTGGTATCGCAATGTGGACTGCGATCAATCGGAGCGCTACTATGACATGAATCGCGAGAGCAGCGTGGGCAGCACACAGGAAATGATGGAACGTGTGCGCCAAATGATGGAGTATCCCACCAAGACCATATCGCAGGCTctgcaggagcaggagcataCCCAAGGCCAGACTCAGACTCAGGCTCAGCGCGACCATCAGGCACATGCACATCAAACGCTGAGCAAGGATTTGAGCAATGTTAGTGGTGTCTTATCGCAACCAGGCGCAGTCAGCAATGGCAATCTTGTAGTGCGTGGCGAGGACATCAAAAGCGAAGCTTTGCcggcaccagcaacagcagcaacagtagtTGATGGCGATGGCGAGGACATCTATGTGAACAGCCTGGGTGAGCTGTCCTCCGATCCGGGCATAGAGTTTGACCACACAAATGCGCACATCATTGCCGAATATCCCCGGGAGTATCACTACCAGAAGCAGAAGAACTTTGCGGAGCGCGTCAATGCGGGCCTTGAGCTGCTGAGCGACAACTCAGCCGCATCCAATGAGCAAATGGCGCCCGATTACATTAAACAAATACGCAATACTAAGGAGGAGGCCACCCAGCTGGATCTTGTATCCAATATCAATAATTTGCTGGAGGAGGTGTCCATCGATCTGGACCCCAGCGTCTCGGGCTACCAGTCGATGAGTCCGCAGAAGGTTAAGCAACCATTTCGATTCCTAAGTCGCGGATTCGCCATGCAAACGAACGAAAAGGATGGCGGCAAAGGCGCCTCATCCTATGTGTACAATAAACCCAAACAGACGCCGGGCACAGTCAGATTTACG AACTTTAAGAGCAACCACGCCTATAGAGGCGCTGCCAATggctacagcagcaacacccagcagcagcaacagcagcgcgtTACGAAGCCGACAACAAGCCACAGCTATCATTATCCCAAGcctacagcaacagcagcaacggcaacagcagcaccag CTCTGGCTAGTCTACGCATACCACAACgcacgcagcagcaacagctaccgCAGTTGGTGCTGCCCACTCAGCCGGGCATTGTTATTGCTCGTGCAGAGGGACAACGCATTGCACCCAGCTCCGCCAATACCATCATCTCCTCGCTGGTCAATCAGCCACAAACAAAGACTCCTCAGTCCAACTCCTATGTGGCGCTCAACGATTTTATCAACAATAaatttggcagcagcagcaacactgCAGGTCCCACCAcaatacagcagcagcaacagcaacattcgCTTGTtcctcagcagcagccgcaacagtcCCATCAACTGCAGCtattgcagcaacagcaacatcagcgtccgccacagcaacagcagcagcaacttgaacaacatcagcaacagcaacataagcagcagcaacatcaacgtCAGCCActtaaacagcaacaacagcagctgagctACATCACCCAGCGCTATCAACAGCcagcacaacagcagcaacatattCAAACActtcagcaacagcagcaatatcagccacaacagcagcagcaacaacgtcagcagcaacaacatgagcagcaacaacagcaacatcaacaacagcaacctcatcagcagcagcaacatcatcagcagcagcaacgccaGCAATCACAAGCCGCACACCAAATTAGTTACCACTCACAATACCAGCAACAGCCTTATCAACAGACGCAACAGTTGCAACACtttcagcagcaacaacaacaatctgaCCGTCCCTCCATACAGTCCATACAACAGCCCTATCTGACGCCCAACATTTTTGTGCCctatcagcaacagcaacaacatttgccCTTATTTCCaccgctggcagcagcagccgcacctAGCTTGGCCCAAACGACGCGTGTGGCTAACGGACCCGGTCAGCAGTTGGATCATTTGAATGTGCCACTGCCGGCACTGGCCAATGGCTTGATACCAGCGCCAACATTGCAGGTGGCACAAAAACGCAGCGATGTCAAAGtcggccagctgcagctgagcagcagcagcaagataATGGATCAGGGTCAGGAGATGTCCTTTTATGCGGGCCGTACATCCTATGAAGTGCCACAGAGCAGCGTGGGCCGTTTGCCTAATGATATAACGCAGCAGCGAAGACTGCGCCAGCGACGCTACTAA
- the LOC6626022 gene encoding uncharacterized protein isoform X1 codes for MPRLRLLAPVGPHFLVLLLAVLGGARGQGSFEDADKANEYTDQQFDLRHTIPGEPGVDYPILSEVPKTSFVCRGRHEGYYADVESRCQAFRICAHTARSAQGFGFLCPNGTVFSQQKFVCDWYRNVDCDQSERYYDMNRESSVGSTQEMMERVRQMMEYPTKTISQALQEQEHTQGQTQTQAQRDHQAHAHQTLSKDLSNVSGVLSQPGAVSNGNLVVRGEDIKSEALPAPATAATVVDGDGEDIYVNSLGELSSDPGIEFDHTNAHIIAEYPREYHYQKQKNFAERVNAGLELLSDNSAASNEQMAPDYIKQIRNTKEEATQLDLVSNINNLLEEVSIDLDPSVSGYQSMSPQKVKQPFRFLSRGFAMQTNEKDGGKGASSYVYNKPKQTPGTVRFTPNELPFEAAKDTEHKLKFNNDKTTSSSTTTTTTTSTTTEAPIADAIEELFIAPTLPPAFAEEDTTTTATFGSTIEPAPLGYGSELPVIESIGQAAALTASLTLSEDLQQEQAPLSAAAADKTDVDLRAEKLLLAGVKLTSHAEETALRTNKLTLGRPATSTTTTTMKPTTTPGMSTSTETVTEISSTQERIRSYRRFVQKRVGGSGSALRRQLPPGRSTTPRTTKATSTPRSTTPTRSYSERLAASRLRLSRLSLATKPTTAKITTAATTSSSSSSTAATTTSSTTSTTSTTESPLSYVRAGADQGPNKKISVRDIERETGQQRASWDSVQSNLQRFQVQRGNRVYTPVTRATSSPTTPTSSISRASTTSLTSRPTVAASVQQRGRNRHATYRTQAPQQRTRGTTTPRSTTSTQRTTVAALSTLSQQISALAAGYSYAPPLIHNNAPTTAQTVIVSGTQPQAQPQAQTQPPTQQQLQLTQITSSLNPSSAFLPFDKLTRAIVDDSILQNFKSNHAYRGAANGYSSNTQQQQQQRVTKPTTSHSYHYPKPTATAATATAAPALASLRIPQRTQQQQLPQLVLPTQPGIVIARAEGQRIAPSSANTIISSLVNQPQTKTPQSNSYVALNDFINNKFGSSSNTAGPTTIQQQQQQHSLVPQQQPQQSHQLQLLQQQQHQRPPQQQQQQLEQHQQQQHKQQQHQRQPLKQQQQQLSYITQRYQQPAQQQQHIQTLQQQQQYQPQQQQQQRQQQQHEQQQQQHQQQQPHQQQQHHQQQQRQQSQAAHQISYHSQYQQQPYQQTQQLQHFQQQQQQSDRPSIQSIQQPYLTPNIFVPYQQQQQHLPLFPPLAAAAAPSLAQTTRVANGPGQQLDHLNVPLPALANGLIPAPTLQVAQKRSDVKVGQLQLSSSSKIMDQGQEMSFYAGRTSYEVPQSSVGRLPNDITQQRRLRQRRY; via the exons ATGCCCCGGTTACGATTACTTGCCCCAGTTGGCCCACATTttctggtgctgctgctggcggtgcTTGGTGGCGCCCGCGGTCAGGGCAGCTTTGAGGATGCGGACAAGGCTAATGAGTACACGGATCAGCAGTTCGATTTGCGACACACAATACCCGGCGAGCCGGGCGTCGACTATCCCATACTGAGCGAGGTGCCCAAGACGAGCTTTGTGTGCAGGGGTCGACACGAAG GCTACTATGCGGATGTGGAGAGTCGCTGTCAGGCGTTTCGCATCTGCGCACATACCGCACGCTCCGCACAGGGCTTTGGCTTCCTCTGTCCGAATGGCACCGTCTTTAGCCAACAGAAGTTTGTCTGCGACTGGTATCGCAATGTGGACTGCGATCAATCGGAGCGCTACTATGACATGAATCGCGAGAGCAGCGTGGGCAGCACACAGGAAATGATGGAACGTGTGCGCCAAATGATGGAGTATCCCACCAAGACCATATCGCAGGCTctgcaggagcaggagcataCCCAAGGCCAGACTCAGACTCAGGCTCAGCGCGACCATCAGGCACATGCACATCAAACGCTGAGCAAGGATTTGAGCAATGTTAGTGGTGTCTTATCGCAACCAGGCGCAGTCAGCAATGGCAATCTTGTAGTGCGTGGCGAGGACATCAAAAGCGAAGCTTTGCcggcaccagcaacagcagcaacagtagtTGATGGCGATGGCGAGGACATCTATGTGAACAGCCTGGGTGAGCTGTCCTCCGATCCGGGCATAGAGTTTGACCACACAAATGCGCACATCATTGCCGAATATCCCCGGGAGTATCACTACCAGAAGCAGAAGAACTTTGCGGAGCGCGTCAATGCGGGCCTTGAGCTGCTGAGCGACAACTCAGCCGCATCCAATGAGCAAATGGCGCCCGATTACATTAAACAAATACGCAATACTAAGGAGGAGGCCACCCAGCTGGATCTTGTATCCAATATCAATAATTTGCTGGAGGAGGTGTCCATCGATCTGGACCCCAGCGTCTCGGGCTACCAGTCGATGAGTCCGCAGAAGGTTAAGCAACCATTTCGATTCCTAAGTCGCGGATTCGCCATGCAAACGAACGAAAAGGATGGCGGCAAAGGCGCCTCATCCTATGTGTACAATAAACCCAAACAGACGCCGGGCACAGTCAGATTTACG CCCAATGAGTTACCATTTGAAGCTGCCAAAGACACTGAACATAAGCTCAAATTTAATAATGATAAAAccacaagcagcagcacaaccacaaccacaacCACGAGCACAACTACTGAAGCGCCCATTGCCGATGCAATTGAAGAATTGTTTATAGCGCCCACATTGCCGCCAGCGTTTGCTGAAGAGGATACAACCACAACTGCCACATTTGGTAGCACAATTGAGCCAGCTCCGCTTGGCTACGGCAGCGAGCTGCCCGTCATAGAATCCATTGGCCAGGCCGCTGCGCTGACGGCTAGTCTGACGCTAAGCGAAGAtctgcagcaggagcaggcaCCGCTGAGTGCCGCGGCAGCTGATAAAACGGATGTGGATCTGCGGGCggagaagctgctgctggcgggcGTCAAGCTGACCTCGCACGCTGAGGAGACAGCGCTGCGCACCAATAAACTGACGCTGGGCAGGCCAGCAAcgagcaccaccaccaccacaatGAAACCGACAACCACGCCTGGGATGAGCACCTCCACAGAAACCGTCACGGAGATAAGCAGCACGCAGGAGCGCATACGCAGCTATCGACGCTTTGTGCAGAAACGCGTGGGTGGCTCGGGCAGCGCACTGCGACGCCAATTGCCGCCGGGGCGCAGCACCACACCGAGAACCACCAAAGCCACCAGCACACCACGCTCAACCACGCCCACACGCAGCTATTCGGAACGCCTGGCGGCAAGTCGTTTGCGCCTCTCGCGCTTATCGCTGGCCACCAAGCCCACCACAGCTAAGATAaccacagcagcaaccaccagcagcagcagcagcagcacagctgCAACCACAACAAGCAGCACAAcaagcaccaccagcaccacggAGTCACCTTTGTCCTATGTGCGCGCTGGTGCCGATCAGGGTCCCAATAAAAAGATCTCTGTGCGCGACATTGAGCGGGAAACGGGCCAGCAGCGCGCAAGCTGGGACAGCGTGCAGAGCAATTTGCAACGTTTCCAAGTGCAGCGCGGTAATCGCGTCTACACGCCAGTAACACGCGCCACCTCCAGCCCCACCACACCcaccagcagcatcagcagagCCAGCACCACCAGCTTGACTTCCAGACCCACTGTCGCCGCCAGCGTACAACAGCGTGGACGCAATCGTCATGCCACCTACAGAACACAGGCACCACAGCAGCGCACACGCGGCACCACCACACCGCGTAGCACCACTAGCACACAACGCACCACAGTGGCCGCATTGTCTACGCTGTCGCAACAAATCTCTGCCTTGGCCGCCGGCTACAGTTACGCACCACCACTCATACACAATAATGCACCCACAACCGCTCAAACTGTCATTGTGAGCGGCACACAACCACAAGCACAACCACAAGCACAAACACAACCACCAACACAACAGCAATTACAGCTGACACAAATCACTTCAAGCCTTAATCCTTCCTCTGCTTTCCTGCCCTTTGATAAGCTAACGCGTGCCATTGTTGATGACTCCATTTTACAGAACTTTAAGAGCAACCACGCCTATAGAGGCGCTGCCAATggctacagcagcaacacccagcagcagcaacagcagcgcgtTACGAAGCCGACAACAAGCCACAGCTATCATTATCCCAAGcctacagcaacagcagcaacggcaacagcagcaccag CTCTGGCTAGTCTACGCATACCACAACgcacgcagcagcaacagctaccgCAGTTGGTGCTGCCCACTCAGCCGGGCATTGTTATTGCTCGTGCAGAGGGACAACGCATTGCACCCAGCTCCGCCAATACCATCATCTCCTCGCTGGTCAATCAGCCACAAACAAAGACTCCTCAGTCCAACTCCTATGTGGCGCTCAACGATTTTATCAACAATAaatttggcagcagcagcaacactgCAGGTCCCACCAcaatacagcagcagcaacagcaacattcgCTTGTtcctcagcagcagccgcaacagtcCCATCAACTGCAGCtattgcagcaacagcaacatcagcgtccgccacagcaacagcagcagcaacttgaacaacatcagcaacagcaacataagcagcagcaacatcaacgtCAGCCActtaaacagcaacaacagcagctgagctACATCACCCAGCGCTATCAACAGCcagcacaacagcagcaacatattCAAACActtcagcaacagcagcaatatcagccacaacagcagcagcaacaacgtcagcagcaacaacatgagcagcaacaacagcaacatcaacaacagcaacctcatcagcagcagcaacatcatcagcagcagcaacgccaGCAATCACAAGCCGCACACCAAATTAGTTACCACTCACAATACCAGCAACAGCCTTATCAACAGACGCAACAGTTGCAACACtttcagcagcaacaacaacaatctgaCCGTCCCTCCATACAGTCCATACAACAGCCCTATCTGACGCCCAACATTTTTGTGCCctatcagcaacagcaacaacatttgccCTTATTTCCaccgctggcagcagcagccgcacctAGCTTGGCCCAAACGACGCGTGTGGCTAACGGACCCGGTCAGCAGTTGGATCATTTGAATGTGCCACTGCCGGCACTGGCCAATGGCTTGATACCAGCGCCAACATTGCAGGTGGCACAAAAACGCAGCGATGTCAAAGtcggccagctgcagctgagcagcagcagcaagataATGGATCAGGGTCAGGAGATGTCCTTTTATGCGGGCCGTACATCCTATGAAGTGCCACAGAGCAGCGTGGGCCGTTTGCCTAATGATATAACGCAGCAGCGAAGACTGCGCCAGCGACGCTACTAA